The Thermonema lapsum genome window below encodes:
- a CDS encoding Sua5/YciO/YrdC/YwlC family protein yields MIEIVKKLKAANLCLFPSSLGWWLIADSWKKEGIERLKEIKHTLTQKEWVLHIESIGLLSQYVAEVPDIAWDWMEMNQRPLWMKFEQYHCLPEGVEGNDFWISLSKEENWRKLLNRIGHPVIGILLGDTYVLDDTWDAYLPAMTLPKQRHRPDKVHLLNNGTIQSLEKGS; encoded by the coding sequence ATGATTGAAATTGTAAAGAAGCTGAAAGCAGCCAACTTGTGTTTATTTCCTTCTTCCTTAGGTTGGTGGTTAATTGCCGACAGCTGGAAAAAGGAGGGGATTGAGCGCTTGAAAGAAATCAAACATACACTGACACAGAAGGAATGGGTGTTGCATATTGAATCCATCGGTTTGTTATCGCAATACGTTGCAGAAGTACCCGATATCGCTTGGGACTGGATGGAAATGAACCAACGCCCCTTGTGGATGAAATTTGAGCAATATCACTGCTTACCAGAGGGCGTAGAAGGCAATGATTTTTGGATTTCTTTGAGCAAAGAAGAAAACTGGCGCAAGTTGCTCAATCGTATAGGGCATCCAGTGATTGGTATATTGCTGGGCGACACTTACGTTTTGGATGATACTTGGGACGCCTACCTTCCGGCGATGACATTGCCCAAGCAGCGGCATCGCCCCGATAAAGTGCATTTGCTTAACAACGGCACCATTCAAAGCTTGGAAAAAGGAAGCTGA
- a CDS encoding ABC transporter substrate-binding protein has product MESHCLKIALDSTPSVFHTGMYVALGKGWFNDEELVVRFISPDEDSYYQTPAQKLWKGKVDLAILKPEEFTCLNISEPAHRFIALASLLQNNTQAIGVRKEMGVARLAHLDGKRYAYMGLPYEHRLLRCLIKHDRGKGKYETIETGVAGAWRAFLRRQVDVVRYHTIWEGVDAACRHISLTSFMIDEHHLPYRYTHILCVRDDVWQQKQEAIRAFLRVVAEGYYFATEHPDSAANLLMEGARHPSLNNVRFLYQTQLRALAHYGGKNWGRMDLAYWHDLWNVMLEYKVLLGLDKKVLDHLPFAVEEVVQPVLQKETVA; this is encoded by the coding sequence ATGGAAAGCCATTGTCTCAAAATTGCTCTGGACTCCACGCCCTCTGTATTCCACACGGGCATGTATGTAGCCTTAGGCAAAGGCTGGTTCAACGATGAAGAGCTGGTAGTGCGCTTCATTAGCCCGGATGAAGATAGTTACTACCAGACCCCTGCGCAAAAATTATGGAAAGGGAAAGTAGATTTGGCAATTTTGAAGCCGGAAGAATTTACTTGTTTAAACATTTCGGAGCCAGCGCATCGGTTTATAGCATTGGCTTCTTTGCTGCAAAACAATACACAAGCCATTGGAGTAAGGAAAGAAATGGGGGTGGCGCGTCTGGCGCATCTCGACGGCAAGCGTTATGCTTATATGGGTTTGCCCTATGAGCATAGGCTCTTGCGTTGTTTGATAAAGCATGACAGAGGAAAGGGCAAGTATGAGACAATAGAAACGGGCGTAGCAGGAGCATGGCGTGCTTTCTTGCGCCGTCAAGTAGATGTAGTGCGTTATCACACGATTTGGGAAGGGGTGGATGCAGCTTGCAGGCATATATCCCTTACTTCTTTTATGATAGATGAGCACCACCTGCCTTATCGCTATACGCATATATTGTGTGTGCGTGATGACGTATGGCAGCAGAAGCAAGAAGCAATCCGAGCTTTTCTGCGCGTGGTGGCAGAAGGTTATTATTTTGCTACTGAACACCCCGATAGTGCTGCCAACTTATTGATGGAAGGGGCGCGTCATCCCTCTTTAAATAACGTTCGCTTTTTGTATCAAACACAGCTAAGAGCACTGGCGCATTATGGAGGCAAAAACTGGGGTAGGATGGACCTCGCCTATTGGCATGACTTATGGAACGTAATGTTGGAATATAAGGTGCTGCTGGGACTCGACAAAAAAGTACTCGACCATTTGCCATTTGCCGTAGAAGAAGTGGTGCAGCCAGTTTTGCAGAAAGAAACGGTGGCATGA
- a CDS encoding anhydro-N-acetylmuramic acid kinase: MSGTSMDGLDIALCTVNQIKKNKNITLHFFKTAKYSKSQKEKLQKIAFQEQVSLKEVSRLHRMIGEWHAQMILQALEEWKILPQEVDMIASHGQTIYHAPDPQGGFHSTLQIGDGDCIALRTGILTISDFRQKHIAAGGEGAPLAPYGDYLLLSDAKESRWLLNIGGIANVTYLPPRHSGQSLWASDCGPGNTLSDAISKHFLKQDYDPHGQIASQGRFLEDLFTQLTAHPFFRQAFPKSTGQEAFSWQWLAGLLKGKDYNVPDILHTLGCFVAWSIAQAINSQNPCDARKIYVSGGGVHNHFLMEKLQAYLPEYHIQSTEALGIPPDAKEAMLFALLAYECFHGNPDSYPPPLVPVRFGKISLPG, encoded by the coding sequence ATGTCAGGAACATCTATGGATGGATTAGACATAGCCCTCTGCACAGTAAATCAAATCAAAAAAAACAAGAATATTACATTACATTTCTTCAAAACGGCGAAATACAGTAAGTCTCAAAAAGAAAAATTACAAAAAATAGCCTTTCAAGAGCAGGTAAGCTTAAAAGAAGTAAGCCGCCTGCATCGCATGATAGGCGAATGGCACGCACAAATGATACTGCAAGCTCTTGAAGAGTGGAAAATCCTCCCCCAAGAAGTGGACATGATTGCCAGCCACGGACAAACCATCTACCACGCCCCAGACCCGCAAGGTGGCTTTCATTCCACTTTGCAAATTGGCGACGGCGACTGCATCGCTTTACGTACTGGCATACTTACCATCAGCGATTTCAGGCAAAAACACATTGCGGCAGGCGGCGAAGGTGCCCCTCTTGCGCCCTATGGCGATTACCTGCTATTGAGCGATGCAAAAGAAAGCCGCTGGCTGCTCAATATAGGAGGAATTGCTAATGTAACTTATCTACCTCCGCGCCATAGCGGGCAAAGTCTTTGGGCAAGCGACTGTGGTCCCGGCAATACCTTGTCGGATGCCATTTCAAAACACTTTTTAAAGCAAGATTATGACCCTCACGGACAAATTGCCAGCCAAGGGCGTTTTTTAGAGGATTTATTTACCCAACTCACTGCTCATCCGTTTTTCAGACAAGCATTTCCCAAAAGCACCGGACAGGAAGCTTTTTCGTGGCAGTGGCTTGCCGGCTTACTGAAAGGCAAGGACTACAATGTACCCGACATTTTGCACACGCTTGGCTGTTTCGTAGCATGGAGCATCGCCCAAGCAATAAACAGCCAAAACCCATGCGATGCCCGCAAGATATACGTAAGCGGCGGTGGTGTGCATAATCATTTTTTGATGGAAAAACTGCAGGCTTATCTTCCCGAGTATCACATTCAAAGCACTGAAGCACTGGGCATCCCCCCGGATGCCAAAGAAGCCATGCTGTTTGCGCTCTTGGCTTATGAATGCTTTCACGGCAACCCCGACTCCTACCCGCCCCCTCTTGTGCCGGTGCGTTTTGGTAAAATATCCCTACCCGGATAA